Proteins from a genomic interval of Lolium perenne isolate Kyuss_39 chromosome 1, Kyuss_2.0, whole genome shotgun sequence:
- the LOC127303754 gene encoding uncharacterized protein: MHRAVPGFLRRALINRNHPPVLCLSSLACSFKSLDNQEPSRSSFCSEYRNRCIHPLIALAVRTSNLDQARKITFRECVRLYGLSQSVGLFALLMRSFLPHGITDIRCLIQSIVDYCGDAGPELFELAPMLVSNMGGSMTLLQVYATIIWIFVDLSMFEDALLTYIEAKKVGVELRVCNFLLKSLVVKKQILHARSLFDDMKSSSPSPNVYSYSVLMSAYTHGDKLCLEEAFELLREMETKGVRPNAVTFGTYLYGLCRARQVTSAWNFLQMICQRGDPCNIYCFNAVIHGFCHEGQLKKAIAVFDVMKKGGFVPDVHSYSILVDGLCKKGDLLTGYYMLVEMAKTGIAPTLASYSSLLHGLCRVGNIEWVFELFKRLEEHGFKPDHIVYSIVLHGCCQHLDLDVTCDLWNDMVHHNFVPDVYNYTSLIFAYCRHGDLEEALSAFELMLDNGISPNIVTCTILVNGFSNKGRIAEAFTFLDKVRQFGIFPNLCTYRVIINGLFKVNKSDDVWGIFGDMIKRGYVPDTVIYSIIIDGFVKALDLHEAFRLYHKMVDEGTKPNIFTYTSLINGMCHDNRLPEVKTLFNHMIGKGIKPDMILYTSLIACYCKRSNMKAALEIFREMEKEGLPADAFVYTCLIGGFSKVLAMDGANMLMEEMINRGLTPTVVTYTDLIIGYYKTGDERKAKMMYKSMLQAGITPDAKMMCILGFDSCEDDFEDSPEDKGVA, encoded by the coding sequence ATGCACCGAGCAGTGCCAGGGTTCCTGCGTCGAGCCCTTATAAACAGAAATCATCCCCCGGTATTGTGCCTTTCCTCTCTGGCTTGTAGCTTTAAGAGCTTGGATAATCAAGAACCCAGTCGAAGCTCTTTTTGCAGCGAGTATAGAAACCGGTGTATTCATCCTTTGATCGCACTAGCAGTCCGGACATCGAATTTGGATCAGGCCAGAAAGATTACCTTCAGGGAGTGTGTCAGGTTATATGGGCTATCCCAGTCAGTTGGGTTGTTTGCATTGCTTATGCGGTCATTCTTGCCGCATGGAATCACAGACATCCGGTGCTTGATTCAGAGCATTGTTGATTACTGCGGGGATGCTGGGCCAGAGTTGTTTGAGTTGGCACCTATGTTGGTCAGCAACATGGGTGGGTCGATGACATTGCTACAAGTTTATGCCACAATCATTTGGATTTTTGTAGATCTGTCAATGTTTGAGGATGCTCTTCTCACTTACATTGAGGCCAAGAAGGTTGGAGTTGAGTTGCGGGTGTGCAACTTCTTACTGAAGAGCTTAGTTGTAAAGAAACAAATCTTGCACGCAAGGAGTTTGTTTGATGATATGAAGAGTTCTAGTCCTTCACCAAATGTCTACTCTTATTCAGTTTTGATGAGTGCGTATACCCATGGAGATAAGTTATGCTTGGAGGAAGCCTTTGAGCTTCTTCGTGAAATGGAAACAAAAGGTGTGAGGCCGAATGCTGTAACATTTGGTACTTACCTCTATGGGCTATGCCGTGCCAGACAGGTGACATCTGCATGGAACTTTCTTCAAATGATTTGTCAGAGAGGCGACCCTTGCAACATTTACTGTTTTAATGCAGTGATTCATGGTTTCTGTCACGAGGGTCAGCTTAAAAAAGCAATAGCGGTGTTTGACGTGATGAAGAAGGGTGGGTTTGTCCCAGATGTCCATAGCTACAGCATATTAGTTGATGGGTTATGCAAAAAAGGGGATCTGTTGACAGGCTATTACATGCTTGTTGAAATGGCAAAGACTGGAATTGCCCCTACTCTGGCAAGTTACAGTTCACTTTTGCATGGTCTTTGCCGAGTTGGAAATATTGAATGGGTGTTTGAGCTTTTTAAGAGGCTCGAAGAGCATGGTTTCAAGCCTGACCACATAGTGTACAGCATTGTTCTTCATGGCTGTTGCCAACATTTGGATCTAGACGTTACCTGTGACCTTTGGAATGACATGGTTCATCATAATTTTGTTCCAGATGTCTACAATTACACTAGTCTGATATTTGCATACTGTAGACATGGGGACCTTGAAGAAGCATTGAGTGCATTTGAGCTCATGCTCGATAATGGGATAAGTCCAAACATTGTGACCTGCACAATTCTTGTCAATGGCTTCAGTAACAAAGGCCGGATTGCTGAAGCCTTCACATTCCTGGATAAAGTGCGCCAGTTTGGAATTTTCCCCAACCTTTGTACATACAGGGTTATCATCAATGGCCTGTTTAAGGTCAACAAATCTGATGATGTATGGGGAATTTTCGGGGATATGATAAAAAGGGGTTATGTTCCTGATACTGTGATTTACAGTATTATTATTGATGGttttgtgaaagctttggatctgcATGAGGCTTTCAGGTTGTATCATAAAATGGTGGATGAGGGGACAAAACCTAATATCTTTACGTATACTAGCCTGATAAATGGTATGTGCCATGATAATAGACTTCCGGAAGTTAAGACATTGTTTAATCATATGATTGGGAAGGGTATAAAACCGGACATGATTTTATATACGTCTCTAATTGCATGCTATTGTAAGCGCTCAAACATGAAGGCAGCTCTGGAAATATTCAGAGAGATGGAAAAGGAGGGTTTGCCTGCAGATGCTtttgtttatacttgtttaaTTGGTGGATTCAGTAAAGTACTTGCAATGGATGGTGCAAACATGTTGATGGAAGAAATGATAAATAGGGGTCTTACACCTACTGTAGTAACTTATACAGATCTCATAATAGGATACTACAAAACTGGAGATGAGAGGAAAGCTAAGATGATGTACAAGAGTATGCTCCAGGCAGGCATTACACCGGATGCCAAGATGATGTGTATACTGGGATTTGACAGTTGTGAAGATGATTTTGAGGATTCTCCGGAAGATAAGGGTGTAGCATAG